The Neisseria subflava genome has a segment encoding these proteins:
- the rpoB gene encoding DNA-directed RNA polymerase subunit beta, whose amino-acid sequence MSYSFTEKKRIRKSFAKRENVLDVPFLLATQIDSYAKFLQLENAFDQRTDDGLQAAFNSIFPIVSHNGYARLEFVHYTLGEPLFDIPECQLRGITYAAPLRARIRLVILDKEASKPTVKEVRENEVYMGEIPLMTPSGSFVINGTERVIVSQLHRSPGVFFEHDRGKTHSSGKLLFSARIIPYRGSWLDFEFDPKDLLYFRIDRRRKMPVTILLKALGYNNEQILDIFYDKETFYLSSNGVQTDLIAGRLKGETAKVDILDKEGNVLVAKGKRITAKNIRDITNAGLTRLDVEPESLIGKALAADLIDPETGEVLASANDEITEELLAKLDIHGVKEITTLYINELDQGGYISSTLRTDETADQQAARVAIYRMMRPGEPPTEEAVEQLFNRLFFSEDSYDLSRVGRMKFNTRTYEQKLSEAQQNSWYGRLLNETLAGASEKGGYVLSVEDIVASIATLVELRNGHGEVDDIDHLGNRRVRSVGELTENQFRSGLARVERAVKERLNQAESENLMPHDLINAKPVSAAIKEFFGSSQLSQFMDQTNPLSEVTHKRRVSALGPGGLTRERAGFEVRDVHPTHYGRVCPIETPEGPNIGLINSLSVYARTNDYGFLETPYRRVVDGKVTEEIDYLSAIEEGRYVIAQANADLDKDGNLIGDLVTCREKGETIMATPDRVQYMDVATGQVVSVAASLIPFLEHDDANRALMGANMQRQAVPCLRPEKPMVGTGIERSVAVDSATAIVARRGGVVEYVDANRVVVRVHDDEATAGEVGVDIYNLVKFTRSNQSTNINQRPAVKAGDVLQRGDLVADGASTDLGELALGQNMTIAFMPWNGYNYEDSILISEKVAADDRYTSIHIEELNVVARDTKLGAEDITRDIPNLSERMQNRLDESGIVYIGAEVEAGDVLVGKVTPKGETQLTPEEKLLRAIFGEKASDVKDTSLRMPTGMSGTVIDVQVFTREGIQRDKRAQSIIDSELKRYRQDLGDQLRIFDNDAFDRIERMIVGQKANGGPMKLAKGSEITTEYLASLSSKHDWFDIRLADEDLAKQLELIKLSLQQKREEADELYEIKKKKLTQGDELQPGVQKMVKVFIAIKRRLQAGDKMAGRHGNKGVVSRILPVEDMPYMADGRPVDIVLNPLGVPSRMNIGQILEVHLGWAAKGIGERIDRMLKEQRKASELREFLNKLYNGSGKKEDLDSLTDEEIIELASNLRKGASFASPVFDGAKESEIREMLNLAYPSEDPEVEKLGFNDSKTQITLYDGRSGEAFDRKVTVGVMHYLKLHHLVDEKMHARSTGPYSLVTQQPLGGKAQFGGQRFGEMEVWALEAYGAAYTLQEMLTVKSDDVNGRTKMYENIVKGEHKIDAGMPESFNVLVKEIRSLGLDIDLERY is encoded by the coding sequence ATGAGCTATTCGTTTACCGAGAAAAAACGTATCCGTAAGAGTTTTGCAAAGCGAGAGAATGTCTTAGATGTTCCTTTCCTGCTGGCAACCCAAATTGATTCTTATGCGAAATTTTTGCAGCTGGAAAATGCTTTTGACCAACGCACTGATGATGGTCTGCAAGCAGCATTTAATTCTATTTTCCCGATTGTGAGCCATAACGGTTATGCGCGCTTGGAGTTTGTGCATTACACATTGGGCGAGCCTTTGTTTGATATTCCTGAATGTCAATTGCGCGGCATTACTTATGCGGCCCCATTGCGTGCCCGTATCCGTTTGGTGATTTTGGATAAAGAAGCATCTAAGCCGACTGTAAAAGAAGTTCGTGAAAACGAAGTGTATATGGGCGAAATCCCATTGATGACGCCAAGCGGCTCTTTTGTCATCAATGGTACTGAGCGCGTGATTGTTTCCCAGCTGCACCGTTCTCCTGGTGTGTTCTTTGAGCATGACCGTGGTAAAACACATTCTTCCGGTAAGCTGTTGTTCTCTGCTCGTATTATTCCTTACCGTGGTTCATGGTTGGATTTCGAATTTGATCCAAAAGATTTGCTGTATTTCCGTATCGACCGTCGCCGTAAAATGCCGGTTACGATTTTGTTGAAAGCTTTGGGCTACAACAATGAACAAATTTTGGATATTTTCTACGACAAAGAAACTTTCTATTTGTCTTCAAACGGTGTTCAAACTGATCTGATTGCAGGCCGTCTGAAAGGTGAAACTGCCAAAGTTGATATCTTGGATAAAGAAGGCAATGTACTGGTTGCCAAAGGTAAACGCATTACTGCGAAAAATATCCGTGATATTACCAATGCAGGCTTGACTCGTTTGGATGTGGAGCCAGAAAGTCTGATTGGCAAAGCATTGGCTGCGGATCTGATTGATCCGGAAACCGGCGAAGTATTGGCTTCTGCTAACGATGAAATTACAGAAGAATTGTTGGCCAAACTTGATATCCATGGTGTAAAAGAAATTACGACCCTTTATATCAATGAATTGGATCAAGGCGGTTACATCTCCAGCACTCTGCGTACAGACGAAACTGCTGATCAGCAAGCTGCACGCGTAGCGATTTACCGCATGATGCGTCCTGGCGAACCGCCTACCGAAGAAGCTGTTGAGCAGCTCTTCAACCGCTTGTTCTTCAGTGAAGACAGCTATGATTTGTCTCGCGTAGGCCGTATGAAATTTAATACGCGCACATACGAGCAAAAATTGTCTGAAGCACAACAAAACTCTTGGTATGGCCGTTTGCTGAATGAAACTTTGGCTGGCGCATCTGAAAAAGGTGGTTACGTTCTGAGCGTTGAAGACATCGTTGCTTCTATTGCTACATTGGTTGAATTGCGTAACGGTCATGGCGAAGTAGACGATATTGACCACTTGGGTAATCGTCGTGTTCGTTCTGTGGGTGAGTTGACTGAAAACCAATTCCGCAGCGGTTTGGCTCGTGTAGAGCGTGCAGTTAAAGAGCGTTTGAACCAAGCAGAATCTGAGAACTTGATGCCACATGACTTGATCAATGCGAAACCTGTTTCTGCTGCGATTAAAGAATTCTTCGGCTCCAGCCAATTGAGCCAATTTATGGATCAGACCAACCCATTGTCTGAAGTTACCCATAAACGCCGTGTATCTGCATTGGGTCCGGGCGGTTTGACTCGTGAACGTGCAGGCTTTGAGGTGCGAGACGTACATCCGACCCACTATGGCCGTGTATGTCCTATTGAAACACCTGAAGGTCCAAACATTGGTTTGATCAACTCATTGTCCGTTTATGCGCGTACCAATGATTATGGTTTCTTGGAAACCCCTTACCGCCGTGTTGTCGATGGCAAAGTAACTGAAGAAATCGATTACTTGTCTGCTATCGAAGAAGGCCGTTATGTGATTGCACAGGCGAATGCCGATTTGGACAAAGACGGTAATTTGATTGGCGACTTGGTCACTTGTCGTGAAAAAGGCGAAACCATTATGGCGACGCCTGACCGCGTTCAATATATGGACGTGGCAACCGGTCAAGTGGTATCCGTTGCAGCATCTCTGATTCCATTCTTGGAACATGATGACGCGAACCGTGCATTGATGGGTGCCAACATGCAACGTCAGGCTGTACCGTGTCTGCGCCCTGAAAAACCGATGGTTGGTACCGGTATTGAGCGCTCTGTTGCCGTTGACTCTGCAACTGCAATCGTTGCCCGCCGCGGCGGTGTGGTTGAGTATGTAGATGCCAACCGTGTTGTAGTTCGTGTTCATGATGATGAAGCGACTGCCGGTGAAGTGGGTGTCGATATTTATAACTTGGTTAAATTCACCCGTTCTAACCAATCTACCAACATCAACCAACGTCCGGCCGTAAAAGCAGGCGATGTGTTGCAACGTGGTGACTTGGTGGCCGACGGTGCATCTACCGACTTGGGCGAGTTGGCTTTGGGTCAAAACATGACCATCGCCTTCATGCCATGGAACGGTTACAACTACGAAGACTCGATTCTGATTTCAGAAAAAGTGGCTGCGGACGATCGTTATACTTCTATTCACATTGAAGAACTGAACGTTGTTGCACGTGACACTAAACTGGGTGCGGAAGACATTACCCGCGATATTCCGAACTTGTCCGAACGTATGCAAAACCGTTTGGATGAATCCGGTATCGTATATATCGGTGCAGAAGTAGAAGCCGGTGACGTCTTGGTAGGTAAAGTAACACCTAAAGGCGAAACCCAACTGACTCCTGAAGAAAAACTGCTGCGTGCCATCTTCGGTGAAAAAGCATCTGACGTAAAAGATACTTCATTGCGTATGCCTACCGGCATGAGTGGTACCGTTATCGACGTTCAAGTCTTTACTCGTGAAGGTATCCAACGCGACAAACGTGCTCAATCCATTATTGATTCTGAATTGAAACGTTACCGTCAAGATTTGGGCGATCAATTGCGTATTTTCGATAATGACGCATTCGACCGTATCGAGCGTATGATTGTTGGTCAAAAAGCCAATGGTGGTCCGATGAAGCTGGCTAAAGGCAGCGAAATTACTACCGAATATTTGGCAAGCCTGTCCAGCAAACATGATTGGTTTGACATCCGTCTGGCTGACGAAGATTTGGCCAAGCAGTTGGAACTGATTAAATTGAGCCTGCAACAAAAACGCGAAGAAGCGGATGAGTTGTATGAGATCAAGAAGAAAAAACTGACCCAAGGCGACGAGCTGCAACCAGGCGTACAAAAAATGGTGAAAGTATTTATCGCCATCAAACGCCGTCTGCAAGCCGGTGACAAAATGGCGGGTCGCCACGGTAACAAAGGTGTGGTATCACGCATTCTGCCGGTGGAAGACATGCCTTACATGGCTGACGGCCGTCCGGTAGACATCGTACTGAACCCGTTGGGTGTACCTTCCCGTATGAACATCGGTCAGATTTTGGAAGTTCACTTGGGTTGGGCGGCAAAAGGTATCGGCGAGCGTATCGACCGTATGCTGAAAGAGCAACGCAAAGCCAGCGAGCTGCGTGAATTCTTGAACAAGCTCTACAACGGTAGCGGCAAGAAAGAAGATTTGGACAGCCTGACAGATGAAGAAATCATCGAATTGGCTTCCAACCTGCGTAAAGGTGCATCTTTCGCTTCTCCTGTATTCGACGGTGCGAAAGAGTCTGAAATCCGCGAAATGTTGAACTTGGCTTACCCAAGCGAAGATCCTGAGGTTGAGAAACTGGGCTTCAACGACAGTAAAACGCAAATCACGCTGTATGACGGCCGTTCAGGCGAAGCATTTGACCGCAAGGTTACAGTCGGTGTGATGCACTATCTGAAACTGCACCACTTGGTTGACGAAAAAATGCACGCCCGTTCTACCGGTCCATACAGTCTGGTTACCCAACAGCCTCTGGGCGGTAAAGCTCAGTTCGGTGGCCAACGTTTCGGTGAGATGGAGGTTTGGGCATTGGAAGCATACGGCGCGGCATACACGCTGCAAGAGATGCTGACTGTGAAGTCTGACGACGTGAACGGCCGTACCAAAATGTACGAAAACATCGTCAAAGGCGAACACAAAATCGATGCCGGTATGCCTGAATCCTTCAACGTATTGGTTAAAGAGATTCGCTCACTGGGCTTGGATATCGATTTGGAACGCTACTAA
- the rsmD gene encoding 16S rRNA (guanine(966)-N(2))-methyltransferase RsmD, which translates to MANNKHSKHSNQVRIIGGQCRGRKLTFLSADGLRPTPDSVREKLFNWLGQDLTGKTVLDLFSGSGALGMEAASRNAAKVVMVDNHRQTVQTLQKNIRELGLKQVEIVCSDGMAYLARPSEKFDVVFLDPPFAWEDWQNLFIRLQSHLKNGAMVYIEARKLPEKPDWLEIYREGKAGMSRFELLLYLQVAE; encoded by the coding sequence ATGGCAAACAACAAACATTCCAAACACAGCAATCAAGTACGTATCATTGGCGGACAATGTAGGGGACGAAAGTTAACATTTTTATCTGCAGATGGTCTGCGCCCGACACCTGACAGCGTGCGTGAAAAATTGTTTAACTGGCTGGGTCAGGATTTAACCGGTAAAACAGTATTGGATTTATTCAGCGGTAGCGGTGCTTTGGGAATGGAGGCTGCTTCTCGTAATGCGGCAAAAGTGGTAATGGTCGATAACCACCGCCAAACTGTTCAAACGCTTCAGAAAAATATCCGAGAATTAGGTTTGAAACAAGTAGAAATCGTGTGTTCAGACGGCATGGCTTATCTGGCAAGGCCGTCTGAAAAATTTGATGTCGTATTTCTTGATCCGCCGTTTGCATGGGAAGATTGGCAAAATCTGTTTATCCGATTGCAAAGCCACTTGAAAAATGGGGCAATGGTCTATATTGAAGCAAGAAAGCTGCCTGAAAAACCGGATTGGCTGGAAATTTATCGGGAAGGAAAGGCGGGAATGAGTAGGTTTGAATTGTTGCTCTATTTGCAAGTTGCTGAATAG
- the rplA gene encoding 50S ribosomal protein L1: protein MAKVSKRLKALRSSVEANKLYAIDEAIALVKKAATAKFDESVDVSFNLGVDPRKSDQVIRGSVVLPKGTGKTTRVAVFTQGANADAAKEAGADIVGFEDLAAEIKAGNLNFDVVIASPDAMRIVGQLGTILGPRGLMPNPKVGTVTPNVAEAVKNAKAGQVQYRTDKAGIVHATIGRASFAEADLKENFNALLDAIVKAKPAAAKGQYLKKVAVSSTMGLGVRVDTASVNN, encoded by the coding sequence ATGGCTAAAGTATCTAAACGCTTGAAAGCTCTTCGCTCTTCTGTTGAAGCTAATAAACTGTACGCAATCGATGAAGCAATTGCTTTGGTTAAAAAAGCTGCTACTGCTAAATTTGACGAGTCTGTTGACGTATCTTTCAACTTGGGTGTTGATCCTCGTAAATCTGACCAAGTTATTCGTGGTTCAGTCGTTCTGCCTAAAGGTACCGGTAAAACAACTCGCGTAGCTGTGTTTACTCAAGGTGCAAATGCAGATGCTGCTAAAGAAGCTGGTGCAGATATTGTTGGTTTTGAAGATCTGGCCGCTGAAATCAAAGCTGGTAACCTGAACTTTGACGTTGTTATTGCTTCTCCTGATGCAATGCGTATCGTTGGTCAATTGGGTACCATCTTGGGTCCTCGTGGCCTGATGCCAAACCCTAAAGTAGGTACTGTTACTCCTAACGTTGCTGAAGCAGTTAAAAATGCAAAAGCAGGTCAAGTACAATACCGTACAGATAAAGCCGGTATCGTTCACGCAACTATCGGTCGTGCTTCTTTCGCTGAAGCTGACTTGAAAGAAAACTTCAATGCGTTGCTGGATGCTATCGTTAAAGCCAAACCTGCTGCTGCTAAAGGCCAGTACCTGAAAAAAGTTGCTGTATCCAGCACTATGGGTTTGGGTGTTCGCGTTGATACTGCAAGCGTGAACAACTAA
- the rplK gene encoding 50S ribosomal protein L11 — MAKKIIGYIKLQIPAGKANPSPPVGPALGQRGLNIMEFCKAFNAATQGMEPGLPIPVVITAFADKSFTFVMKTPPASILLKKAAGLQKGSSNPLTNKVGKLTRAQLEEIAKTKEPDLTAADLDAAVRTIAGSARSMGLDVEGVV; from the coding sequence GTGGCAAAGAAAATTATCGGCTACATCAAACTGCAAATTCCTGCAGGTAAAGCCAATCCATCTCCCCCAGTTGGTCCTGCTTTGGGTCAACGTGGTTTAAATATCATGGAATTCTGTAAAGCATTTAATGCTGCAACCCAAGGTATGGAACCTGGTTTGCCAATTCCAGTCGTGATCACCGCATTTGCAGATAAATCATTCACATTTGTGATGAAAACCCCACCAGCTTCTATCTTGTTGAAAAAAGCTGCTGGTCTGCAAAAAGGTAGTTCTAATCCTCTGACTAACAAAGTGGGTAAATTGACCCGCGCTCAGTTGGAAGAAATTGCTAAAACTAAAGAGCCTGATTTGACTGCTGCTGACTTGGATGCGGCTGTTCGTACTATCGCCGGCTCTGCTCGCTCAATGGGCTTGGATGTGGAGGGTGTTGTATAA
- the tuf gene encoding elongation factor Tu: MAKEKFERSKPHVNVGTIGHVDHGKTTLTAALTTILAKKFGGAAKAYDQIDNAPEEKARGITINTSHVEYETETRHYAHVDCPGHADYVKNMITGAAQMDGAILVCSAADGPMPQTREHILLARQVGVPYIIVFMNKCDMVDDAELLELVEMEIRDLLSSYDFPGDDCPIVQGSALKALEGDAGYEEKIFELAAALDSYIPTPERAVDKPFLLPIEDVFSISGRGTVVTGRVERGIIHVGDEIEIVGLKETQKTTCTGVEMFRKLLDEGQAGDNVGVLLRGTKREDVERGQVLAKPGTITPHTKFKAEVYVLSKEEGGRHTPFFANYRPQFYFRTTDVTGAVTLEEGVEMVMPGENVTITVELIAPIAMEEGLRFAIREGGRTVGAGVVSSVIA, from the coding sequence ATGGCTAAGGAAAAATTTGAACGTAGCAAACCGCACGTAAACGTTGGCACCATCGGTCACGTTGACCATGGTAAAACCACTCTGACTGCTGCTTTGACTACTATTTTGGCTAAAAAATTCGGTGGCGCTGCAAAAGCTTACGACCAAATCGACAACGCTCCTGAAGAAAAAGCTCGTGGTATTACCATTAATACCTCACACGTAGAATACGAAACTGAAACCCGTCACTACGCACACGTAGACTGCCCGGGCCACGCCGACTACGTTAAAAACATGATTACCGGTGCTGCCCAAATGGACGGCGCGATCTTGGTATGTTCCGCAGCTGACGGTCCTATGCCACAAACTCGCGAACACATCCTGTTGGCTCGCCAAGTAGGTGTGCCTTACATCATCGTATTCATGAATAAATGCGACATGGTTGACGATGCCGAGTTGTTGGAACTGGTTGAAATGGAAATCCGTGACTTGTTGTCAAGCTACGACTTCCCAGGCGATGACTGCCCAATCGTACAAGGTTCTGCACTGAAAGCTTTGGAAGGTGACGCTGGTTACGAAGAAAAAATCTTCGAATTGGCTGCTGCTTTGGACAGCTACATCCCAACACCTGAGCGTGCTGTGGACAAACCTTTCTTGTTGCCTATCGAAGACGTATTCTCTATCTCTGGCCGTGGTACAGTAGTAACTGGTCGTGTAGAGCGCGGTATCATCCACGTTGGTGACGAGATCGAAATCGTAGGTCTGAAAGAAACTCAAAAAACCACTTGTACCGGTGTTGAAATGTTCCGCAAACTGCTGGACGAAGGTCAAGCTGGTGACAACGTAGGTGTATTGCTGCGTGGTACTAAACGTGAAGACGTAGAGCGTGGTCAAGTATTGGCTAAACCAGGTACGATCACTCCTCACACCAAGTTCAAAGCAGAAGTATACGTACTGAGCAAAGAAGAGGGTGGTCGTCACACTCCATTCTTTGCTAACTACCGTCCACAATTCTACTTCCGTACTACTGACGTAACTGGTGCAGTTACTTTGGAAGAAGGCGTAGAAATGGTAATGCCAGGTGAGAACGTAACCATTACTGTAGAACTGATTGCGCCTATCGCTATGGAAGAAGGTCTGCGCTTTGCGATTCGCGAAGGTGGTCGTACCGTAGGTGCGGGTGTGGTTTCTTCTGTAATCGCTTAA
- the nusG gene encoding transcription termination/antitermination protein NusG has protein sequence MSKRWYVVQAYSGFEKNVQKTLKERIARENMEEYFGQILVPVEEVVDIKNGRKTISERKFYPGYVLVEMEMTDDSWHLVKSTPRVNGFVGGSGNRPIPISQKDADAILQQAKTGVEKPKPKVEFEVGQQVRVNEGPFADFNGIVDEVNYERNRLRVSVQIFGRETPVELEFGQVEKI, from the coding sequence ATGTCAAAGCGTTGGTATGTGGTACAGGCCTATTCCGGTTTCGAGAAAAATGTTCAAAAAACATTGAAAGAGCGTATTGCTCGTGAAAACATGGAAGAATATTTCGGTCAGATTCTCGTTCCTGTAGAGGAAGTGGTAGATATCAAGAATGGCCGAAAAACCATCAGTGAGCGTAAATTCTATCCAGGCTATGTGTTGGTTGAAATGGAAATGACCGATGATTCATGGCACTTGGTTAAGAGTACCCCTCGAGTAAATGGTTTTGTAGGTGGTAGCGGAAATCGTCCAATCCCAATTTCTCAAAAAGATGCAGATGCTATTTTGCAACAAGCCAAAACAGGTGTTGAGAAGCCAAAACCAAAAGTTGAATTTGAGGTTGGTCAGCAGGTTCGTGTGAATGAAGGTCCATTTGCTGATTTCAATGGAATTGTTGATGAGGTTAACTACGAGCGTAATAGACTGCGTGTTTCAGTTCAGATTTTTGGTCGTGAAACACCGGTTGAATTAGAGTTCGGTCAGGTTGAAAAGATTTAA
- the secE gene encoding preprotein translocase subunit SecE, whose translation MTEHPSGRKEGHQKKEVVVSNKPAPEKKEGLFAYFKSSWTEFKKVVWPSRDEAVKMTVFVIIFVAVLAAFIYAADTIISWLFFDVLLNRKG comes from the coding sequence ATGACAGAACATCCGTCTGGACGCAAAGAAGGCCATCAGAAAAAGGAAGTTGTGGTAAGTAATAAGCCGGCTCCTGAAAAGAAAGAAGGTCTGTTTGCATATTTTAAGAGCTCTTGGACTGAGTTTAAGAAGGTAGTTTGGCCGAGTCGTGATGAAGCGGTTAAAATGACTGTATTTGTGATTATCTTCGTTGCAGTTTTAGCAGCCTTCATTTATGCGGCAGATACAATTATTTCATGGTTGTTTTTTGATGTTTTATTAAATAGGAAAGGGTAA
- the rplJ gene encoding 50S ribosomal protein L10 encodes MSLNIETKKVAVEEISAAIANAQTLVVAEYRGISVSSMTELRANARKEGVYLRVLKNTLARRAVEGTSFAGLADQMVGPLVYAASEDAVAAAKVLHQFAKKDDKIIVKAGSYNGEVMNPAQVAELASIPSREELLSKLLFVMQAPVSGFARGLAALAEKKAGEEAA; translated from the coding sequence TTGAGTCTCAATATTGAAACCAAGAAAGTGGCCGTAGAGGAAATTAGCGCAGCAATTGCTAACGCTCAAACTCTCGTAGTCGCTGAATATCGCGGTATCAGTGTTTCCAGCATGACTGAGCTTCGTGCAAATGCACGTAAAGAAGGCGTTTACTTGCGCGTTCTGAAAAATACTCTGGCTCGTCGCGCAGTAGAGGGTACTTCATTCGCAGGTTTGGCCGATCAAATGGTTGGTCCATTGGTTTACGCTGCTTCTGAAGATGCTGTTGCTGCTGCTAAAGTGCTGCACCAATTCGCGAAAAAAGATGACAAAATTATCGTTAAAGCCGGTTCTTACAATGGCGAAGTGATGAACCCTGCTCAGGTTGCTGAGTTGGCTTCTATTCCAAGCCGCGAAGAACTGTTGTCCAAACTGTTGTTCGTTATGCAAGCTCCTGTATCAGGCTTTGCACGTGGTTTGGCTGCTTTGGCAGAGAAAAAAGCTGGCGAAGAAGCCGCTTAA
- the rplL gene encoding 50S ribosomal protein L7/L12: MAITKEDILEAVGSLTVMELNDLVKAFEEKFGVSAAAVAVAGPAGAGAAAAEEKTEFDVVLASAGDQKVGVIKVVRAITGLGLKEAKDIVDGAPKTLKEGVSKAEAEDIQKQLEEAGAKVEIK, translated from the coding sequence ATGGCTATTACTAAAGAAGACATTTTGGAAGCCGTTGGTTCTTTGACCGTAATGGAATTGAACGACCTGGTTAAAGCTTTTGAAGAGAAATTTGGCGTTTCTGCTGCTGCCGTTGCAGTTGCAGGTCCTGCAGGTGCTGGTGCAGCTGCTGCTGAAGAAAAAACTGAATTTGATGTAGTATTGGCTTCTGCCGGTGATCAAAAAGTTGGCGTGATTAAAGTTGTCCGCGCTATCACTGGCCTGGGTCTGAAAGAAGCTAAAGACATCGTTGACGGTGCACCTAAAACTCTGAAAGAAGGTGTTTCTAAAGCTGAAGCTGAAGACATCCAAAAACAACTGGAAGAAGCCGGCGCTAAAGTCGAAATCAAATAA
- a CDS encoding YfhL family 4Fe-4S dicluster ferredoxin: protein MSLFITDECINCDVCEPECPNDAISQGEEIYEINPNLCTQCVGHYDEPQCQQVCPVDCILIDEEHPETHEELMAKYEKIIQFK, encoded by the coding sequence ATGTCGCTCTTTATTACAGATGAGTGCATTAACTGCGATGTGTGCGAGCCGGAATGCCCTAATGATGCCATTTCGCAAGGTGAAGAAATTTACGAAATCAATCCAAATTTGTGTACGCAATGTGTGGGCCATTACGATGAGCCGCAGTGCCAACAGGTATGTCCTGTCGACTGTATCTTGATCGATGAAGAACATCCTGAAACGCACGAAGAACTGATGGCCAAGTACGAAAAAATCATTCAGTTTAAGTAA